The Podospora pseudocomata strain CBS 415.72m chromosome 1 map unlocalized CBS415.72m_1, whole genome shotgun sequence genome has a segment encoding these proteins:
- the OYE32_1 gene encoding NADH-dependent flavin oxidoreductase (EggNog:ENOG503NUUE; COG:C), with translation MTVSKLPTASAPAPGVPFYTPAQDPPAGTALMNDATLVPTVFTPLTIRGLTLQNRFAVSPMCMYSASNGHLTDFHLVHLGQYALYGTPLTIIEATAVTPNGRISPEDSGLWQDSQIAPIKRVTDFIHSQGQKVGIQLAHAGRKASTLAPWHYRTLGKEVATEELGGWPDNLWAPSPIPWAEGFPTPKEMTLEQIGGFVRSWKDAARRAVEAGVDLIEIHGAHGYLLTEFLSPITNQRTDQYGGLPFENRVRLLVEIITAVRSVIPESMPLFLRISATEWMSHLGQPSLDLGESKKIASLVADLGVDLLDVSSGGNNPAQKIEVHPYYQVDLASEIREHLRKEGKKMLIGAVGMIANAEMAKDVVESDGTVEVDGEHGTKAKADLVLVARQYLREPEFVLKVASELGVGVRLPLQYSRAPFPKKKKVEQGKL, from the exons atgACAGTCTCAAAActccccaccgccagcgcCCCTGCCCCCGGCGTCCCCTTCTACACACCCGCCCAAGACCCCCCAGCCGGCACCGCCCTCATGAATGATGCCACCCTCGTCCCAAccgtcttcacccccctcaccatccgcggcctcaccctccaaaaccGCTTCGCCGTCTCCCCCATGTGCATGTACTCGGCCTCCAACGGCCACCTGACCGACTTCCACCTTGTCCACCTGGGGCAGTACGCCCTCTACggcacccccctcaccatcatcgaaGCCACCGCCGTGACCCCCAACGGCCGCATCTCCCCGGAAGACTCGGGCCTCTGGCAAGACTCCCAGATTGCCCCCATCAAGCGCGTGACAGATTTCATCCACTCCCAGGGACAAAAAGTAGGGATCCAACTCGCCCACGCCGGGCGCAAAGCGTCTACCTTGGCCCCGTGGCATTATCGCACCCTAGGGAAGGAGGTAGCTACCGAAGAACTGGGCGGATGGCCGGATAATCTCTGGGCTCCCAGCCCCATCCCCTGGGCGGAGGGGTTCCCCACGCCAAAGGAGATGACGTTGGAGCAAATCGGGGGGTTTGTTCGGAGCTGGAAGGACGCTGCTAggcgggcggtggaggcCGGTGTTGACCTCATTGAGATTCATGGTGCTCACGGATACCTCCTCACTGAATTCTTGTCCCCAATCACAAAC CAAAGAACCGACCAGTACGGCGGCCTCCCCTTTGAGAACCGCGTCCGTCTCTTGGTGGAGATCATCACCGCCGTCCGCTCCGTCATCCCAGAATCCATGCCCCTCTTCCTTCGCATCTCAGCGACCGAGTGGATGTCCCACCTTGGCCAACCCTCCCTCGACCTTGGCGAATCCAAAAAGATTGCCTCCCTCGTTGCTGACCTGGGCGTTGATCTGTTGGATGTTTCCTCTGGCGGCAACAACCCTGCCCAGAAGATTGAAGTGCACCCGTACTATCAAGTTGATTTGGCGAGCGAGATTAGGGAGCATCTCAGGAaagagggcaagaagatgCTCATCGGAGCGGTGGGCATGATTGCCAACGCCGAAATGGCCAaggatgtggtggagagtgatgggacggtggaggtggatggtgaaCACGggaccaaggccaaggcggaTTTGGTGCTGGTTGCGAGGCAGTATTTGAGGGAGCCAGAGTTTGTGCTCAAGGTGGCGAGCGAGCTCGGGGTGGGGGTTAGGTTGCCGTTGCAGTATTCTAGGGCGCCTTttcccaagaagaagaaggtggagcAGGGGAAGTTgtga
- a CDS encoding uncharacterized protein (EggNog:ENOG503PDDC), which translates to MRWSNKRSVIGDLEGCEVVRVLVGEEQREFTLHRKLLCDSCTFFRTNIEAIPPPPPLPAPPVQNKMKKTQSYMFEIFVLWLYQRRRFHTFMDDVIRTISPDECRAVRTNLVRLHLFAAIIDLPGLQDLAMDALQDMYLRFDWDMSPRFLAFIYGDCDPEHAVRLRKWGVAMLAWTLHGAEKAFLLNNQIDKLFAAFPQLKADYQLHLEKMQQSRADVRLKNPQLRLPANKLRSGERFFGFRQCTFHSHRAIVGEGTCPHTLEMQRRPEGRQSATWFGRRESQYHRDVGSLGRAGGGGEGRKGGDEGMGMGSDEESDDDDNIISPVGDLDLNEMSYLDLS; encoded by the exons ATGAGGTGGAGTAACAAGCGCTCTGTCATTGGGGA ccTCGAAGGCTGCGAAGTCGTCCGCGTCCTCGTGGGCGAGGAACAACGCGAATTCACCCTCCACCGCAAGCTCCTCTGCGACAGCTGCACCTTTTTCAGAACCAACATCGAggccatcccccccccccctccccttccagcGCCTCCAGTTCAGaacaagatgaagaagactcAGTCCT ACATGTTCGAAATCTTCGTCCTCTGGCTCTACCAACGCCGCCGTTTCCACACCTTCATGGACGACGTGATCCGCACCATCTCGCCCGACGAATGCCGCGCCGTCCGCACCAACCTCGtccgcctccacctcttCGCCGCGATAATCGACCTCCCCGGCCTCCAAGACCTAGCCATGGACGCCCTGCAGGACATGTACCTCCGTTTCGACTGGGACATGTCCCCCCGCTTCTTGGCGTTCATCTACGGCGACTGCGACCCCGAACATGCGGTCAGGCTCAGAAAATGGGGAGTGGCAATGCTAGCCTGGACGCTCCACGGCGCGGAGAAGGCGTTCCTGTTAAACAACCAGATCGACAAGCTGTTTGCTGCTTTCCCGCAGCTAAAGGCGGATTATCAGCTTCATTTGGAAAAGATGCAGCAGAGCAGGGCGGACGTGAGGTTGAAGAACCCGCAGTTGCGGCTGCCGGCCAACAAACTGAGGAGCGGGGAGAGGTTCTTTGGGTTTAGGCAGTGCACGTTTCATAGTCACCGGGCgattgtgggggaggggaccTGTCCTCACACGTTGGAGATGCAGAGGAGGCCGGAGGGGAGGCAGTCGGCTActtggtttgggaggagggagagtcAGTATCATCGGGATGTGGGGAGTCTTGGCCGtgccggtggcggtggggaggggaggaagggtggggatgaggggatggggatggggagtgatgaggagagtgatgatgatgataatatCATCAGTCCGGTGGGGGATTTGGATTTGAATGAGATGTCTTATTTGGATTTGTCAtga
- a CDS encoding uncharacterized protein (EggNog:ENOG503PFM6), translating into MTLISSKDNKLSFGIELEVIICHKQWVADPPNTATLVSPEEEALMPEPMEAPWDAYITEWIEEKLEKVILTVPGAKFRRSSSRGTELMQAPGPELHPDIYMTPTTAWAAHQDVSVTDDRVYEPKGQKASSIELVSAAMWDCPAAHRHVQDIVVALSTLFRWRVNIRTGFHVHVGAGAREQIDPETGELDWKSDKFGFEAFQRAGALIWAADRFLYCAHPPERQINTYAQPVSTTSQLANGQEFLRVLEDENTPVDANAEYGRDRRKEFKLSTRFPDPTLPPRPPTVPVPPPSTVLRHALHGRSESSSTMFPAMRPARVPAAAWDRIRPYVYNIRVRREPEDLAKIQKADMTVEKGIAYILCATTRHRVAKLLSYEKDYYNRLNYNFTHYDTENAWKGYNTVEFREATGAFDPTTIAAWSSVCLAIFRFCTTADDASYWTVVWNLIDAHNAALAGEPHNYDMISLMVDCGAFAEAGFFEKSLRKLGDKHWFTSVQNNQKITPNASLDNSPEARQGPGFFESDWPVTKQAGGTAEVVTPTPAPSRRASLVPKPHTHAAHATGWRSPFAMAETVPTSPETVNRFPDYATVVVSPDTKELMGRWDNSSTHVNAPRPVKGSRSSAEHDDLMAKWNKTVQRIVDDYHDMHSRLGAKADQFDANWRDLGLGDRR; encoded by the coding sequence ATGACTCTTATCAGCAGCAAAGACAACAAACTCTCTTTCGGCATTGAGCTGGAAGTGATCATCTGTCACAAGCAATGGGTCGCGGATCCTCCCAACACAGCCACCCTGGTTTCTCCTGAAGAGGAGGCTTTGATGCCTGAGCCCATGGAGGCACCTTGGGATGCATACATTACTGAATGGATCGAGGAGAAACTTGAGAAAGTCATCTTGACTGTTCCCGGAGCCAAGTTTCGGCGGTCGAGCTCGAGAGGTACGGAATTGATGCAGGCACCAGGGCCTGAACTCCACCCCGATATCTACATGACTCCGACAACAGCTTGGGCGGCCCATCAAGATGTCAGTGTGACCGACGACCGCGTTTATGAACCGAAAGGACAAAAGGCATCAAGCATAGAGCTGGTCTCTGCTGCCATGTGGGATTGCCCTGCAGCCCATCGCCATGTCCAGGACATTGTCGTTGCCTTGAGCACCCTTTTCCGTTGGCGGGTCAACATCCGAACAGGCTTCCACGTTCACGTGGGTGCCGGTGCAAGAGAGCAAATCGATCCCGAGACGGGGGAGTTGGACTGGAAGAGTGACAAATTCGGCTTTGAGGCCTTTCAAAGGGCGGGCGCCTTGATTTGGGCTGCCGATCGCTTTTTGTACTGCGCCCACCCGCCAGAACGTCAAATCAACACGTATGCTCAACCAGTTTCAACCACGAGTCAGTTGGCCAACGGACAAGAATTCCTCAGGGtcctcgaggatgagaacaCACCTGTCGACGCGAATGCGGAGTATGGAAGGGACAGAAGGAAGGAGTTCAAACTTTCCACTCGCTTTCCCGATCCCACTTTacctcctcgtccgccaACAGTGCCCgtgccaccaccctccaccgtGCTGCGACATGCCCTTCATGGCAGGTCAGAGAGCTCCAGCACCATGTTTCCAGCCATGCGCCCAGCGCGGGTTCCAGCCGCTGCCTGGGACCGTATTCGGCCTTATGTTTACAACATTCGCGTCCGTAGGGAGCCTGAGGACCTTGCCAAAATTCAAAAGGCCGACATGACCGTGGAGAAGGGCATCGCTTACATTCTATGTGCGACCACCAGGCATAGAGTTGCTAAGCTTCTCAGCTACGAAAAGGATTATTACAATCGGCTCAACTACAACTTCACCCACTACGACACAGAAAACGCCTGGAAGGGGTACAATACAGTCGAATTCCGCGAGGCAACTGGCGCCTTCgacccaaccaccatcgccgcctgGTCAAGCGTCTGTCTCGCCATCTTCCGCTTCTGCACAACAGCCGACGATGCTTCCTACTGGACCGTCGTCTGGAACCTCATCGATGCCCACAATGCCGCGCTTGCTGGCGAGCCGCACAACTACGACATGATCTCCCTCATGGTCGACTGCGGCGCCTTCGCCGAGGCCGGCTTCTTCGAGAAATCTCTCCGCAAGCTGGGCGACAAGCACTGGTTCACCAGCGTCCAGAACAACCAAAAAATCACCCCGAACGCCTCACTGGACAACTCTCCCGAAGCGCGTCAAGGGCCTGGCTTTTTCGAGTCGGACTGGCCTGTGACTAAGCAGGCTGGTGGTACAGCAGAAGTCGTCACACCAACGCCTGCTCCCTCTCGACGGGCCTCGCTTGTTCCGAAGCCTCACACCCATGCGGCTCACGCCACGGGCTGGCGTTCCCCCTTTGCCATGGCGGAAACTGTGCCCACCTCTCCCGAAACCGTCAACCGCTTTCCTGACTACGCCACGGTCGTCGTCTCTCCCGATACAAAAGAGCTGATGGGTCGGTGGGATAATTCTTCTACTCACGTAAATGCGCCCCGCCCTGTCAAGGGGAGTAGATCCTCTGCAGAGCACGATGATCTTATGGCCAAGTGGAACAAGACTGTCCAAAGGATTGTCGATGACTACCATGATATGCATAGCAGGCTCGGGGCTAAGGCTGATCAGTTTGACGCTAACTGGAGggacttggggttgggggatagaaggtga
- a CDS encoding uncharacterized protein (EggNog:ENOG503PFFH; COG:S), whose translation MNIKMYSVLSVRQLHWYLTLVVLLTVGIQAHDSGDCLSVALVAIPDCAKTCFLEQAPCIGCDGLDFVCQCKKQAAFYASVEACVVDACEASEYEKVIDGVGTVCECAVDAKDHDHASSASLDSASSTSFISSPPTAAPSGEPSAPPVVIVTTTTDVEDGDDSSPTETTSAPTETSPLVEAENGADHTSTSRLGLMATVFGAALAFALL comes from the exons ATGAACATCAAAATGTATTCGGTGCTGTCGGTGAGGCAGCTCCACTGGTACCTcacgctggtggtgctgctcaCCGTTGGCATCCAGGCACATGACAGCGGGGACTGCCTCTCTGTTGCCCTCGTGGCCATTCCCGATTGCGCCAAAACCTGCTTTCTGGAGCAGGCCCCATGTATCGGCTGCGATGGCTTGGACTTTGTCTGCCAGTGCAAGAAGCAAGCAGCATTTTACGCATCAGTGGAGGcatgtgttgttgatgcATGCGAGGCGTCAGAATATGAGAAGGTgattgatggtgttgggacTG TGTGCGAGTGTGCTGTCGATGCCAAAGATCACGACCATGCCAGTTCTGCCTCTTTGGACTCGGCATCGTCGACTTCATTCATCAgctctccacccacggctGCACCATCAGGGGAGCCATCTGCCCCTCCAGTGGTGATTGTCACCACTACCACCGacgtggaggatggcgacgACAGCTCCCCAACAGAGACCACCTCTGCGCCTACTGAGACCTCTCCCCTAGTGGAGGCTGAAAACGGGGCGGACcacacctcaacctcgagaCTTGGCCTGATGGCTACTGTCTTTGGAGCTGCCTTGGCTTTTGCCCTCCTCTGA
- a CDS encoding uncharacterized protein (COG:O; EggNog:ENOG503P6Q6; MEROPS:MER0011032): MGSVGTGTRNKVSGGEEEETINVLITGFAPFRTNFPINPSWEIAKSLPEYLPPPPTPFKGIPGHVPPPGTATGTIPPHPTNPPIPLPKVRLLVHPSPIHVGYRAVRNLVPSLWHLDSPSTPKIDLAVHIGMAGPRGFYSIERRAHKSNYTMGDVDNNLLSDLDDESAPHPWQDLPEELLSDLDMEDVLQRWRDHSPPYSDLRISEDAGHYLCDFIYYSSLAHLVKNNPHERKRVVFLHVPSEASPAWVKVGRELCLSLVRGMVESEVVRRERGSKVEDHQEEVGEL, encoded by the exons ATGGGGTCTGTTGGAACAGGTACGCGAAATAAGGTCtctggaggggaggaggaggagacgatcAATGTCTTGATCACCGGCTTTGCT CCCTTCCGCACCAActtccccatcaacccctcctggGAAATCGCCAAATCCCTCCCCGAgtacctcccacccccaccaacccccttcaaAGGCATCCCGGGCCACGTCCCTCCCCCCGGCACCGCCACAGGAACCATCCCCCCAcatcccaccaaccccccaatccccctccccaaagtCCGCCTCCTggtccacccctcccccatccatGTAGGCTACCGCGCAGTCCGCAACctcgtcccctccctctggcACCTCGactctccctccacccccaaaatcGACCTAGCAGTCCACATCGGCATGGCCGGCCCAAGAGGCTTCTACTCCATCGAGCGCCGGGCCCACAAATCAAACTACACCATGGGCGACGTagacaacaacctcctctccgacctcgacgacgaaTCCGCCCCCCACCCATGGCAAGACCTCCCGGAAGAGCTCCTCTCCGACCTCGACATGGAAGACGTCTTGCAAAGATGGAGAGACCACTCCCCGCCCTACTCCGACTTGAGAATATCCGAAGATGCTGGGCACTACCTCTGCGATTTCATCTACTACAGCAGTCTGGCGCATCTGGTCAAGAATAACCCTCACGAAAGGAAGAGGGTCGTCTTCTTGCATGTGCCTAGCGAGGCTAGCCCCGCGTGGGTCAAGGTAGGGAGGGAGTTGTGTCTCAGtttggtgagggggatggtggagagtGAGGTTGTtaggagggaaagggggtcGAAGGTGGAGGACCACCAGGAAGAAGTGGGGGAGTTgtaa
- a CDS encoding uncharacterized protein (CAZy:GT17; COG:G; EggNog:ENOG503NUGT) → MGSETPVNHEKPPCPYIAGFKLAVQPYTPLPPFGGQAYRGVSGLKAFECHADIQKHSQTRFCIKGLEPDGLPGSSSSPELSSSGPYLVIDSVIRGGDGVGPQIVACHWDNDLNTICYVAKIYDPLYYNYWSTDIGLLTDVVWFATRDHSVEAAAYEDLQAYETRHEKESIRGCYPEYFGSFSFKIKLVVDGVTYTRTVPLILMEFLNGSTTMKELIDGKQVPASDDARVYSYVCAVKSYLKLKTAGVSQDDFSPRNILFIGNMESPSLRAVIFDFNTARVFSRTSPPRPPPNIDGITFAADPSSQRDFQDWLPEWFYTDRDKRENEVRRLWYKSCIPFEPSVPAAKNEGSCGTWCHKHWPRTLSKNAAPTFLIPKQQPRVSKRLLGGLRGFPRLKRTPTMLVTSDDGKEPRSRMALRRPRLWRIIKIAFFLTTLHFLYRAFTSYYITNDTICRPHGWKPFSRLSHSAPPRKVYDLTMINTELDWLEIRLNSTWNEVDYFVVVESPRTFTNLPKPLHLKTALANPSSSMARYKSKIIYHEITYPEDFAPKSTWNIEDFQRNAMLTQVFPSLSGPLFPNLHDVLVIADIDEIARPSTLSVLRQCSFPRRLTLSSRFYYYSFQYLHVGEEWPHPQATYYLGANTLLPNDLRVGDGPWWRKYWEMGRLKNAAWHCSSCFETMGEMLTKMKSFSHAGMNQDVFRDRQRMVERVRMGKDLWDRVGEEYERVEGNEDLPGLLRREKERFGYMLDRDGEGAGFRDWGEG, encoded by the exons ATGGGCTCGGAAACTCCAGTCAACCATGAGAAGCCACCTTGTCCTTATATCGCCGGCTTCAAACTCGCAGTTCAGCCGTacactcctctccctccattCGGCGGCCAGGCTTATAGGGGGGTTTCTGGTCTCAAGGCCTTTGAATGCCACGCCGATATTCAAAAGCACTCGCAAACTCGATTTTGCATCAAAGGTCTCGAGCCCGATGGACTGCCAggttcctcatcctcccctgAGCTTTCAAGCTCAGGACCATATTTGGTCATCGATTCGGTGATccgcggcggcgatggcgttGGGCCTCAGATTGTAGCATGCCACTGGGACAACGACCTCAACACCATATGCTACGTCGCCAAAATCTACGACCCCTTATACTACAACTACTGGAGTACAGATATTGGCCTGCTCACGGACGTTGTCTGGTTTGCAACACGCGACCACAGcgttgaggctgctgcttATGAGGACCTCCAGGCATACGAGACACGCCATGAGAAAGAAAGCATCAGGGGATGCTACCCAGAATACTTTGGGTCCTTCTCTTTCAAGATCAAgctcgttgttgatggtgtcaCCTACACCAGGACTGTACCATTGATTCTCATGGAGTTTCTCAATGGGTCAACAACCATGAAGGAGTTGATTGACGGCAAGCAGGTGCCCGCCTCAGACGACGCCCGCGTTTACTCGTATGTGTGCGCTGTAAAGTCATACCTGAAGCTCAAGACAGCAGGGGTATCACAAGACGACTTTTCACCACGCAACATTCTGTTTATTGGAAACATGGAAAGCCCGTCACTACGAGCTGTGATATTCGACTTTAACACCGCAAGAGTATTCTCACGAACGAGCCCACCAAGGCCACCGCCCAATATTGATGGGATTACCTTTGCTGCAGACCCAAGCTCACAAAGAGACTTTCAAGACTGGCTTCCAGAATGGTTTTATACAGACAGAGACAAACGTGAAAatgaggtgaggaggttgtggtaCAAAAG CTGCATTCCATTTGAGCCCTCCGTGCCAGCCGCTAAAAATGAAGGTTCCTGTGGCACATGGTGCCACAAGCACTGGCCACGCACATTATCAAAGAATGCTGCGCCAACATTTCTTATC CCAAAGCAACAGCCAAGAGTCAGCAAGAGACTGCTGGGAGGATTACGTGGATTTCCCAGGCTGAAGCGTACTCCGACCATGCTTGTGACTTCCGACGACGGAAAAGAGCCACGAAGCAGGATGGCGCTTCGAAGGCCACGTCTATGGCGCATCATCAAaatcgccttcttcctgacGACCCTCCACTTCCTCTACCGAGCCTTCACCTCCTACTACATTACGAACGATACAATATGCCGCCCCCACGGCTGGAAACCCTTTTCCCGATTATCCCACTCGGCCCCTCCCCGAAAAGTTTACGATTTGACCATGATCAACACCGAGCTCGACTGGCTGGAGATAAGACTAAACAGCACATGGAACGAGGTCGACTATtttgtcgtcgtcgagtcACCCCGAACCTTTACCAACCTGCCCAagcccctccacctcaaaaccgccctcgccaacccctccagctcgaTGGCGAGGTACAAGTCCAAGATTATCTACCATGAAATAACCTACCCGGAGGACTTTGCCCCAAAATCAACCTGGAACATTGAAGACTTTCAACGGAACGCCATGTTGACGCAAgtcttcccttccctctccgGCCCCTTGTTTCCCAATCTTCACGACGTCCTAGTCATCGCAGATATTGACGAAATCGCCCGCCCGTCCACCCTCTCGGTGCTTCGGCAGTGCTCCTTCCCCCGCCGGTTGACCCTCTCCTCGAGGTTTTACTACTACAGCTTCCAATACCTCCACGTGGGCGAGGAATGGCCCCACCCCCAGGCGACGTACTACCTAGGAGCCAACACGCTCCTACCAAATGATCTaagggtgggggatgggCCGTGGTGGAGGAAATACTGGGAGATGGGTAGGCTCAAGAACGCGGCCTGGCATTGTAGCAGTTGTTTTGAGACTATGGGGGAGATGTtgacgaagatgaagagtTTTTCGCATGCGGGGATGAATCAGGATGTTTTTAGGGATAGGcagaggatggtggagcgggtgaggatgggaaaAGATTTGTGGGAtagggtgggggaggagtatgaacgggtggaggggaatgagGACTTGcctgggttgttgagacggGAAAAGGAGAGGTTTGGGTATATGCTTGatcgggatggggagggggctgggtTTAGGGattggggggaagggtga
- the RIB5 gene encoding Riboflavin synthase alpha chain (COG:H; EggNog:ENOG503NZII): MFTGIVEEIGEVTTLNTTSPDGGTTLTIALPPTSTLLSDCHLGDSIAINGVCLTVTTFLPQSFTVGIAPETLRLTNLGSLTPSSRVNLERAVRADTRMGGHFVQGHVDTTATILSKIPDGNAITFRFAPKNKDVLRYVVYKGFIALDGASLTVTKVNDEEGWWEVMLIAYTQEKIVTAAKGVGETVNVEVDMTAKYVEKSIQGYLAGMMEDGQGLPWLQKMVERIVAQGFS; encoded by the exons atgttCACCGGCATCGTAGAAGAAATCGGCG AAGTaaccaccctcaacaccacctccccagacGGCGGCACAACACTAAccatcgccctcccccccacctccaccctcctaTCCGACTGCCACTTAGGCGACTCCATCGCCATAAACGGCGTCTGCCTAACAGTAAcaaccttcctcccccaatCTTTCACAGTCGGCATAGCCCCCGAAACCCTccgcctcaccaacctcggctccctcaccccctcctcccgcgtCAACCTAGAGCGCGCAGTGCGCGCAGACACCCGCATGGGAGGGCACTTTGTCCAAGGCCACgtcgacaccaccgccaccatcctctccaagatCCCCGATGGCAACGCCATCACTTTCCGTTTTGCCCCCAAAAATAAAGACGTTTTGAGATATGTGGTTTATAAAGGGTTTATCGCCTTGGATGGGGCAAGTTTGACCGTTACCAAAGTcaatgacgaggagggcTGGTGGGAGGTCATGTTGATTGCTTATACGCAGGAAAAGATCGTGACGGCGGCGAAGGGCGTGGGCGAGACGGTGAATGTAGAGGTGGACATGACGGCAAAGTATGTCGAGAAGAGCATCCAGGGGTATTTGGCTGGTATGATGGAGGATGGGCAGGGGCTTCCTTGGTTGCAGAAGATGGTTGAGAGGATTGTTGCTCAGGGGTTTTCTTAG
- the MUS81 gene encoding Crossover junction endonuclease mus81 (COG:L; EggNog:ENOG503NUQ5) yields MSESACANPLWLGWVKKWWDTAKERNSKGVITYKHAYDSLKRCPMKLQHPSQCQQLKGFSPKLCERLTQQLRKHCEENGHGMPMVPKRKRVVHLPGEDQDDGATPAPALRRAAPARQARTYVPQYRSGAFALMLVLAGQDRNAAMPGMSKEELMAAAQPYSDSSFTVPSDPIKLYTAWASMKALESKELVVKRGRPVTRWALSDEGWEVAARVREVAAARGDVPKTEDSGGSAIGSRNDRVGSASGSALLGDNLGRGINTGVRSNFPAGNDGDEFLNQLSGTNSFLGATDSTVSSRPAQSATYRSQAANPVILLDDDEEDQKDVATEVQSSVKREMDNEFKDVVAEGEAMADDASLPSFKPIRMAPGTFTIELVLNNREIRAKTDRDYLQEELAKKGIRPISRAMELGDVLWVAKCKQPGWLSRMGAEGDEVVLDWIVERKRLDDLIGSIKDGRFHEQKSRLRRSGIKNVIYLVEEIPMDQSRLQRSEEMVQSAIASIQVVDGYFLKKTQKIGDTIRYLVSMTQMLQNMHKGKPLHVIPTNVLTANNYLPLMKDLRGKQPEVGHHISYPAFSSLCSKSGTMTLRDFFFENVDGYEGCHR; encoded by the coding sequence ATGTCGGAGTCTGCATGTGCCAACCCCCTCTGGCTTGGCTGGGTGAAAAAATGGTGGGATACGGCAAAAGAGAGAAACTCGAAAGGTGTGATTACCTACAAGCACGCATACGACTCGCTCAAAAGATGCCCGATGAAGCTCCAGCACCCTTCTCAGTGTCAACAGCTGAAGGGCTTCAGTCCCAAGCTCTGCGAGCGTCTCACCCAGCAGCTCCGGAAGCATTGCGAGGAGAATGGGCACGGTATGCCAATGGTTCCTAAGCGGAAGCGGGTGGTTCACCTGCCGGGAGAAGACCAAGATGATGGTGCcacaccggcaccggcattAAGGAGGGCTGCACCTGCTAGACAAGCAAGGACTTATGTCCCTCAGTATCGCTCGGGAGCTTTTGCGCTGATGCTCGTGTTGGCGGGGCAAGATAGAAATGCGGCAATGCCGGGCATGTCCAAAGAGGAGCTTATGGCCGCCGCTCAACCGTATAGCGATTCCTCGTTCACGGTCCCGTCCGATCCCATCAAGTTGTACACAGCATGGGCTTCGATGAAGGCCCTGGAGTCAAAAGAGCTTGTGGTCAAGCGTGGTCGGCCTGTGACGCGGTGGGCGCTCTCAGAtgagggatgggaggttgCTGCACGAGTCCGAGAAGTAGCTGCTGCTCGGGGTGATGTCCCCAAGACCGAAGACTCGGGTGGTAGTGCTATTGGTTCCCGGAACGATAGGGTCGGCAGCGCGTCTGGCTCGGCTTTACTTGGAGACAATCTTGGTAGAGGGATCAACACCGGCGTTCGAAGCAATTTCCCGGCTGGAAATGACGGAGATGAGTTTTTGAACCAGCTTAGCGGCACAAACAGCTTTTTGGGAGCCACTGACTCGACGGTTTCCAGCAGGCCAGCTCAGTCAGCAACCTATCGTTCACAGGCCGCCAACCCCGTTATCCTtttggacgacgacgaggaagaccaGAAGGACGTGGCTACTGAGGTCCAAAGCTCTGTGAAAAGAGAAATGGACAACGAATTCAAGGACGTAGTCGCTGAGGGGGAAGCAATGGCGGACGATGCCAGCCTCCCCTCATTCAAACCCATCCGGATGGCGCCCGGAACCTTTACCATCGAGTTAGTCCTGAATAACCGCGAGATTCGAGCAAAGACTGACCGGGATTACCTTCAAGAGGAACTCGCCAAAAAAGGAATTCGACCCATTTCCCGCGCCATGGAACTAGGAGACGTCCTCTGGGTCGCCAAATGCAAGCAGCCCGGATGGCTTTCACGCATGGGGGCTGAAGGAGATGAGGTGGTCCTGGATTGGATTGTGGAACGGAAACGTCTTGATGATCTTATTGGGAGCATCAAGGATGGTCGCTTTCATGAACAGAAATCCCGCCTGAGGCGCTCAGGAATCAAGAATGTCATCTACCTTGTCGAAGAGATCCCCATGGACCAGAGCCGGTTGCAGAGAAGTGAAGAGATGGTTCAGTCGGCTATTGCGTCTATTcaggtggttgatggctaCTTTTTGAAGAAGACGCAAAAGATTGGCGACACGATCCGGTATTTGGTTTCGATGACACAGATGCTGCAGAACATGCATAAAGGGAAGCCGTTGCATGTCATTCCGACTAATGTTCTTACTGCCAATAATTACCTGCCGCTGATGAAGGATCTGCGGGGAAAGCAGCCAGAGGTTGGTCACCATATCAGCTACCCGGCGTTTTCTTCGCTTTGTTCCAAGTCGGGGACGATGACGCTGagggattttttttttgaaaaTGTTGATGGTTACGAGGGGTGTCACAGGTGA